Proteins from one Bifidobacterium sp. ESL0732 genomic window:
- the rmuC gene encoding DNA recombination protein RmuC — MFENPVVAIILVILAAALGLVAGFVLGKSKGQESARTVKNTDTEEAQAQNDQLRRQIGELTTQAAQYRTQCEGLNQQLAFVKSQLAQAQQAEQLRVQRQQEQEREAAERKRQEQAKAMAEQSKVLSALAPVQKNLDALQQKVTQIEEGRKHEMGALGQQLKGLNDQQTRLDKETSSLSAALRNNKVRGAWGEAQLRNIVESAGLLEHVDFDTQVVVTDSEGRVQRPDMVVYLPGGKTIPIDAKAPYSDYQRACEIPDTASEDELKRRDQLLQAHAKALRDHVKTLGDKAYWNAFDTTPDFVIAFIPNDALLEAALKVDPTLMDDAFARKVALTSPVTLWAVLKSVAFAWQQQSLTDDAKMLFDLSRELYERFAVLGDKANKLGHSITRTVSAYNAFASSLESRVLVTARKMQKIDSSKVIDPVEMVDSDKTDVHELTAPELNLESEEQGQSSDE, encoded by the coding sequence ATGTTCGAAAATCCTGTTGTGGCAATTATATTGGTCATCCTTGCAGCGGCGCTGGGGCTGGTGGCCGGTTTTGTGCTGGGCAAATCCAAGGGGCAGGAATCTGCGCGGACCGTCAAAAACACCGATACCGAAGAGGCGCAGGCGCAAAACGACCAGCTTCGGCGGCAGATAGGAGAGCTCACCACGCAGGCCGCGCAATACCGAACGCAGTGCGAGGGGCTGAACCAGCAGCTCGCGTTCGTCAAATCGCAATTGGCGCAGGCTCAGCAGGCCGAGCAGCTTCGTGTGCAGCGGCAGCAGGAGCAGGAGCGTGAGGCAGCCGAGCGCAAGCGGCAGGAGCAGGCCAAGGCGATGGCCGAACAGAGCAAGGTGCTTTCGGCACTCGCGCCCGTTCAGAAGAACCTCGATGCCTTGCAGCAGAAGGTCACCCAGATCGAGGAAGGCCGCAAGCACGAGATGGGCGCCTTGGGCCAGCAGCTCAAGGGATTGAACGATCAGCAGACCCGTTTGGATAAGGAAACGAGTTCGCTTTCGGCTGCGTTGCGTAATAATAAGGTACGTGGTGCGTGGGGCGAGGCGCAACTGCGCAACATCGTCGAGTCCGCAGGGCTCTTGGAACATGTTGATTTCGATACACAGGTGGTTGTCACCGATTCGGAAGGTCGTGTGCAGCGGCCGGATATGGTGGTCTATCTGCCTGGCGGCAAGACCATTCCCATCGATGCCAAAGCCCCGTATTCCGATTACCAGCGTGCCTGCGAGATTCCTGATACCGCCTCCGAAGACGAGCTCAAGCGGCGTGACCAGTTGCTGCAGGCCCATGCCAAGGCGTTGCGCGATCACGTCAAGACCTTGGGAGACAAAGCCTATTGGAATGCTTTCGACACCACTCCCGATTTCGTTATCGCCTTCATTCCCAACGATGCCTTGTTGGAGGCTGCGCTGAAAGTCGACCCGACCTTGATGGATGATGCCTTCGCGCGTAAGGTGGCGTTGACTTCGCCGGTCACATTGTGGGCCGTGCTGAAGTCGGTCGCTTTTGCCTGGCAGCAGCAGAGTTTGACCGACGATGCCAAGATGCTCTTCGATCTCTCGCGTGAACTCTATGAGCGGTTCGCTGTTTTGGGCGACAAAGCCAATAAACTCGGCCATTCCATCACCCGCACGGTTTCGGCGTATAACGCTTTTGCTTCGTCGCTCGAGTCGCGTGTGTTGGTCACTGCGCGTAAAATGCAGAAGATTGATTCGAGCAAGGTCATCGACCCGGTCGAAATGGTTGATTCCGACAAGACCGACGTCCATGAGCTGACTGCGCCCGAGCTGAATCTGGAGTCGGAGGAGCAAGGGCAATCGTCCGACGAATAG
- a CDS encoding orotate phosphoribosyltransferase: MSTEDKAVARSNELGELLRASMADKPFNELFAVSLDAHGFELIGDALLDALEQRGFTLDDFDAVGALTAAAVPMVTAVMHAAHARGREIDGFVMDFVYPSIKGPSISGKRVVLLDSWLSEKSYVQTSSLVTLRNGNELSLDFSVVEHEGAQVVAIASLIGGVSGGNADTSSIKVINPVSGEDRNLPFVRAFDEDELRDSTSSTAKKAN, encoded by the coding sequence ATGAGTACCGAGGATAAAGCGGTCGCTCGAAGTAACGAGCTTGGTGAACTGTTGCGCGCGTCCATGGCCGATAAGCCGTTCAACGAGTTGTTTGCAGTGAGCCTTGATGCGCACGGTTTCGAGCTGATCGGTGACGCTTTGCTCGATGCGTTGGAGCAACGTGGCTTTACTCTTGATGATTTCGATGCGGTCGGCGCATTGACCGCTGCCGCTGTGCCGATGGTGACGGCAGTGATGCATGCGGCCCATGCCCGCGGCCGCGAGATTGATGGTTTCGTGATGGATTTCGTTTATCCATCGATCAAGGGTCCGTCGATTTCTGGCAAACGCGTGGTGCTTCTGGACTCCTGGCTCTCCGAAAAGTCGTATGTACAGACTTCATCGCTGGTCACCCTGCGCAATGGCAACGAGCTGAGCCTCGATTTCAGCGTCGTGGAGCATGAAGGCGCTCAAGTCGTCGCCATCGCCTCGCTTATCGGCGGGGTGAGTGGTGGCAATGCCGATACGAGCAGCATCAAAGTCATCAATCCTGTTTCCGGAGAAGATCGCAATCTCCCGTTTGTGAGGGCCTTTGATGAGGATGAATTGCGTGACAGCACTTCTTCTACAGCGAAGAAGGCCAACTGA
- a CDS encoding TrmH family RNA methyltransferase codes for MREPNPITAAAQASGEPVFREIGVGPWSETHPNEPRPDDPQSPNFDARYDSELLDNGDRRNVLDRFRYWSVEAIKADLDKQGRHGFDVAVENWTHDFNIGSMVRTANAFAARKVHIVGPHKWNRKGALMTELYQHVDHHPSIEELVASWKQEIAEEIKQAQADEAKAEFRVDKARYHRIAEDAKASRIIALDIIPGAVPIETYRFPNRCLMLFGAEGPGLSQRALELADDVVYISQFGSVRSINAGAAAAVSMHCWISQHLTA; via the coding sequence ATGCGTGAACCGAATCCGATAACCGCCGCAGCTCAGGCTTCGGGCGAGCCGGTTTTCCGCGAGATCGGCGTCGGTCCGTGGTCTGAAACCCACCCGAATGAACCTCGCCCCGACGATCCACAGTCGCCCAATTTCGACGCGCGCTACGATTCGGAACTGCTTGATAACGGCGACCGCCGCAATGTGCTCGACCGATTCCGCTATTGGTCGGTCGAAGCCATTAAGGCCGACCTTGACAAGCAGGGCCGTCATGGTTTCGATGTGGCCGTCGAAAACTGGACACATGATTTCAACATCGGTTCCATGGTGCGCACGGCCAATGCTTTCGCCGCCCGCAAGGTTCACATCGTTGGACCGCATAAGTGGAATCGCAAGGGTGCCTTGATGACCGAGCTTTACCAGCACGTCGATCATCATCCTTCGATCGAGGAACTGGTGGCAAGCTGGAAACAGGAAATCGCTGAGGAAATCAAACAGGCGCAGGCTGACGAAGCCAAGGCCGAATTCCGTGTGGACAAGGCCCGCTATCACCGCATCGCCGAAGACGCCAAAGCCTCGCGCATCATCGCGCTTGACATCATTCCCGGCGCCGTCCCTATCGAAACCTACCGCTTCCCGAACCGTTGCCTGATGCTTTTCGGTGCCGAAGGCCCTGGACTTTCCCAACGTGCGCTCGAACTCGCCGATGACGTGGTCTATATCTCCCAGTTCGGCTCGGTGCGTTCAATCAACGCCGGTGCCGCCGCCGCGGTCTCGATGCACTGCTGGATCTCCCAGCATCTGACTGCCTGA
- a CDS encoding ATP-binding cassette domain-containing protein, giving the protein MIEITNLSKRFGSKTALDSVSFTAPDGKVTGFLGPNGAGKSTTMRAALGLISSDSGKVLIDGSDFRKSRAPMTNVGAVLDAKSAHKNRSAYNHLLSLALTNGISKRRVDEVIDFTGLESVRKRKAGGFSLGMSQRLSIAAALLGDPHNLVLDEPVNGLDPEGVKWVRELCKFYASQGRAVLLSSHLMSEVALTADNLVIIGQGKVLETTTVNDFVTEHSGHSIRVVTPEPQKLQAIFASAPEVQVRTEARTASDPREGEVFRINGADLKSVAQVFARAQLITYELVEEKVSLEEAYMALTHSQVQYAAKELPGEQPIQYVSQGMAGNGSSVGNAGNIQVNGGEQAR; this is encoded by the coding sequence ATGATAGAAATAACTAACCTGAGCAAACGGTTCGGTTCCAAAACCGCGCTTGACAGTGTCAGCTTCACCGCCCCTGACGGGAAAGTGACTGGGTTCCTCGGCCCCAACGGAGCCGGCAAATCAACGACGATGAGGGCCGCGCTCGGGCTGATTTCGTCCGATTCCGGAAAAGTGCTGATCGACGGCAGCGACTTCCGCAAGTCCCGTGCACCGATGACGAACGTCGGTGCCGTGCTTGACGCCAAATCGGCCCATAAAAATCGTTCCGCTTACAATCATCTGCTTTCGTTGGCGCTTACCAACGGTATTTCCAAGCGCCGCGTCGACGAGGTCATCGATTTCACCGGTTTGGAAAGCGTCAGGAAACGCAAGGCCGGCGGCTTTTCGCTGGGAATGAGCCAGCGGCTTTCCATCGCGGCGGCGTTGCTGGGCGACCCGCACAACCTCGTACTCGACGAGCCGGTCAACGGCCTCGACCCTGAAGGCGTGAAATGGGTGCGTGAGCTTTGCAAGTTCTATGCGAGCCAAGGCCGCGCGGTACTGCTGAGCTCCCACCTGATGAGCGAGGTCGCGCTGACCGCCGACAACCTGGTCATCATCGGCCAGGGCAAGGTCTTGGAGACGACGACGGTCAACGATTTTGTCACCGAGCACTCCGGTCATTCGATCCGCGTGGTCACCCCGGAACCGCAGAAACTGCAGGCTATTTTCGCCTCCGCTCCTGAGGTTCAGGTCCGTACCGAAGCGCGCACGGCGTCTGACCCGCGTGAAGGCGAGGTCTTCCGTATCAACGGAGCCGACCTCAAGTCCGTCGCACAGGTATTCGCTCGAGCGCAATTGATTACCTACGAGCTTGTCGAAGAAAAAGTCTCGCTCGAGGAAGCCTACATGGCGCTCACCCATTCGCAGGTGCAGTACGCAGCCAAGGAACTTCCCGGTGAGCAGCCGATTCAGTATGTGTCGCAGGGTATGGCCGGCAACGGCAGCAGCGTCGGAAACGCTGGAAATATACAGGTTAACGGGGGAGAGCAAGCACGATGA
- the gatC gene encoding Asp-tRNA(Asn)/Glu-tRNA(Gln) amidotransferase subunit GatC translates to MPTFTRDTVEHLGQLAQIALTDEEATRMQGELNVIADSINKVQEVASDDVEPTANPVPLEAYLRPDIPEKPLTREEALSGAPATEDGMFVAPRILGGEA, encoded by the coding sequence ATGCCTACTTTCACAAGAGATACAGTCGAGCATCTGGGGCAATTGGCCCAAATTGCGCTCACCGACGAGGAAGCGACCCGCATGCAAGGCGAGTTGAACGTCATCGCCGATTCCATCAACAAGGTGCAGGAAGTCGCGTCCGACGACGTCGAACCCACTGCCAATCCGGTTCCGCTTGAGGCGTACCTTCGCCCCGACATCCCCGAAAAACCGCTGACCCGTGAAGAAGCGCTTTCCGGCGCTCCCGCCACGGAAGACGGTATGTTCGTCGCACCGCGAATCCTCGGAGGTGAAGCCTGA
- the gatA gene encoding Asp-tRNA(Asn)/Glu-tRNA(Gln) amidotransferase subunit GatA, whose amino-acid sequence MAEANELVKLTAAQMAEKIRNKEVSSRELVDAELNVIDAAEPDLHAFLHVSADEARAQADAFDKKNAAGETEGLPELAGVPIAIKDMIVTKGIETTAASKILEGWIPPYDATVITKLKAAGMPLLGKTNLDEFAQGSSTEHSAFGPTHNPWDTSRVPGGSGGGSASAVAAFEAPLALGTDTGGSIRQPGSLTGTVGVKPTYGGVSRFGAIAMASSLDQIGPVSRNVLDSALLQEIVGGHDVRDSTSIPMDVPPISKAAREGYKRDLKGVRVGLVKQLSGDGYQPGVEARFNEGVKLLQGMGAEVVEVDCPHFDYALAAYYIIMPSEVSSNLARYDGMRYGLRVMPPEGVPQTAANMMAYTREAGFGDEVKRRIILGIYALSAGYYDAWYGSAQKVRTLIIDDFNKAFEKADVLVAPTSPTTAFKFGEKMNDPLTMYMSDVATIPANMAGTPAMSIPAGLSDDGLPVGFQFMAPQKHDEQMYKPAAALEAALEEQWGGPVWQSLKTPWLKSAK is encoded by the coding sequence ATGGCCGAAGCAAACGAACTAGTGAAGCTCACCGCCGCGCAGATGGCGGAGAAGATTCGCAACAAGGAAGTCTCCAGCCGTGAGTTGGTCGACGCCGAACTGAATGTCATCGACGCCGCCGAGCCTGACCTGCATGCGTTCCTGCATGTCTCCGCCGATGAGGCGCGCGCTCAGGCCGACGCCTTCGACAAGAAGAATGCCGCTGGCGAGACCGAGGGCTTGCCGGAGCTCGCTGGTGTGCCGATCGCTATCAAGGACATGATCGTCACCAAGGGCATCGAGACCACTGCTGCATCCAAGATCCTCGAGGGCTGGATTCCGCCGTACGACGCCACGGTCATCACCAAGCTCAAGGCCGCCGGCATGCCGTTGCTTGGCAAGACCAACCTTGATGAGTTCGCACAGGGTTCCTCCACGGAGCATTCCGCGTTCGGCCCGACCCACAATCCTTGGGACACCTCCCGCGTGCCCGGCGGTTCCGGCGGTGGCTCCGCTTCGGCGGTCGCCGCCTTCGAGGCTCCGCTCGCGCTCGGCACCGACACTGGCGGCTCGATTCGTCAGCCCGGCAGCCTGACCGGCACGGTCGGCGTCAAACCCACCTATGGCGGCGTCTCCCGTTTCGGCGCGATCGCGATGGCGAGCTCGCTCGACCAGATCGGCCCGGTCTCGCGCAATGTGCTCGATTCTGCGCTGTTGCAGGAGATCGTCGGCGGCCACGACGTACGTGATTCCACGTCTATCCCTATGGATGTGCCCCCGATTTCAAAGGCTGCACGCGAAGGCTACAAGCGCGACCTCAAGGGCGTGCGCGTTGGCCTTGTCAAGCAGCTGAGTGGCGACGGCTATCAGCCCGGCGTCGAGGCCCGCTTCAACGAGGGTGTCAAGCTCTTGCAAGGTATGGGAGCCGAAGTGGTCGAGGTCGATTGCCCGCACTTCGATTACGCGCTTGCCGCCTACTACATCATCATGCCTTCCGAGGTCAGCTCCAATCTGGCCCGTTACGATGGCATGCGTTATGGCCTGCGTGTGATGCCGCCAGAAGGTGTGCCACAGACGGCCGCCAACATGATGGCCTACACCCGTGAGGCCGGTTTCGGCGACGAGGTCAAGCGCCGTATCATCCTCGGTATCTATGCTCTTTCCGCCGGTTACTACGATGCGTGGTACGGCTCGGCGCAGAAGGTCCGTACTCTGATCATCGACGACTTCAACAAGGCGTTCGAGAAGGCCGACGTGCTGGTTGCGCCGACGAGCCCGACCACCGCGTTCAAGTTCGGTGAGAAGATGAACGACCCGCTGACGATGTACATGAGCGATGTCGCCACGATTCCGGCGAACATGGCCGGAACGCCTGCGATGAGCATCCCCGCCGGGCTTTCCGACGACGGCTTGCCCGTGGGCTTCCAATTTATGGCCCCGCAGAAGCACGACGAGCAGATGTACAAGCCTGCCGCCGCGCTCGAGGCGGCTCTCGAGGAGCAGTGGGGCGGCCCGGTCTGGCAGAGCCTCAAGACCCCGTGGCTCAAGAGCGCAAAGTAA
- the gatB gene encoding Asp-tRNA(Asn)/Glu-tRNA(Gln) amidotransferase subunit GatB gives MAEKLMKYSDAVKEFDPVFGLETHVELCTQTKLFCPAHEEFGAEPNTELTPVSLGLPGSLPVVNKTAVDFAIKLGLALHCQINEWSQFARKNYFYPDMPRDYQISQFDKPTNGNGYLDVELDDGSTFRVPIERAHIEDDAGKNTHVGGADGRIEGADHSLVDYNRAGVPLIEIVTKPVEGGGDRVPEIADAYMRAIRDIVRALGISHGRMEQGNMRADVNISLRKKGTTKLGTRSETKNVNTFRGIKKTLQYEIRRQAAILDEGGEILQETRHWDEATQTTAGGRVKSDANDYRYFPDPDLVMLHITQDHIDEIAKTMPEMPRERRARLQKEWKLSDLEMRDLINADALDLVEETVKDGATAAGARKWWLGEISRVANERSVSLEELPITPADVAEVEKLVAAGKLNDKLAKQTVTGVLAGEGTPDEVVKKHNYQVVSDDGALDKAIDEALAANPDVAEKLKSGNMKPMGAIIGAVMRATHGQADAKAVSALVIKKMKG, from the coding sequence ATGGCTGAAAAATTGATGAAGTATTCCGATGCCGTCAAGGAATTTGACCCGGTATTCGGTCTGGAAACCCACGTCGAGCTGTGCACGCAGACCAAGCTGTTCTGCCCGGCGCACGAGGAGTTCGGCGCGGAGCCGAACACGGAACTCACCCCGGTGAGTCTCGGCCTGCCCGGAAGCCTGCCGGTGGTCAACAAGACTGCCGTAGACTTCGCGATCAAGCTGGGTCTGGCGTTGCACTGCCAGATCAACGAGTGGAGCCAGTTTGCCCGCAAGAACTACTTCTACCCCGACATGCCGCGTGACTATCAGATCTCGCAGTTCGACAAGCCGACCAACGGCAACGGCTACCTCGACGTCGAGCTGGACGACGGCAGCACGTTCCGCGTGCCGATCGAGCGTGCACACATCGAGGACGACGCCGGCAAGAACACCCACGTGGGCGGCGCCGACGGCCGTATCGAGGGCGCGGACCACTCGCTGGTCGACTACAACCGCGCCGGCGTCCCGCTGATCGAGATCGTCACCAAGCCCGTCGAGGGCGGCGGCGACCGCGTTCCGGAGATCGCGGACGCCTACATGCGCGCCATCCGCGACATCGTGCGTGCCTTGGGCATTTCCCACGGCCGCATGGAGCAGGGCAATATGCGTGCCGACGTCAATATCTCGTTGCGCAAGAAGGGCACCACCAAGCTCGGCACCCGTTCGGAGACCAAGAACGTCAACACGTTCCGTGGCATCAAGAAGACCTTGCAGTACGAGATTCGCCGTCAGGCGGCCATCCTCGACGAGGGCGGCGAGATCCTTCAGGAGACCCGCCACTGGGACGAGGCCACGCAGACCACCGCTGGCGGCCGTGTGAAGTCCGATGCGAACGATTACCGTTACTTCCCTGACCCGGACCTCGTGATGCTGCATATCACGCAGGATCACATCGACGAGATCGCCAAGACCATGCCGGAGATGCCGCGCGAGCGTCGTGCCCGCCTGCAAAAGGAATGGAAGCTCAGCGATCTGGAGATGCGCGACCTCATCAACGCCGACGCGCTTGATTTGGTCGAGGAGACCGTCAAGGACGGCGCTACGGCCGCCGGCGCCCGCAAGTGGTGGCTTGGCGAGATTTCGCGCGTCGCCAACGAACGCAGTGTTTCGCTTGAAGAGCTGCCGATCACTCCGGCCGATGTGGCTGAGGTCGAGAAGCTCGTTGCTGCGGGCAAACTCAACGACAAGCTCGCCAAGCAGACCGTCACTGGCGTCTTGGCTGGCGAGGGTACGCCTGACGAAGTCGTGAAGAAGCACAACTATCAGGTCGTCTCCGACGACGGCGCGCTCGACAAGGCGATTGACGAAGCCCTTGCCGCCAACCCGGACGTGGCCGAAAAGCTCAAGAGCGGCAACATGAAGCCGATGGGCGCCATCATCGGTGCCGTCATGCGCGCCACTCACGGTCAGGCCGATGCCAAGGCCGTCAGCGCTCTGGTCATCAAGAAAATGAAAGGCTGA
- a CDS encoding InlB B-repeat-containing protein, whose translation MRLKGTKLLGAVVASAMLVGLVGVSASAQGEVSEGAASSQSQKMAIGPQAYATYTVRYDLANGQVPVGHSADYADHYVDPGNGSDGSGNMIAPAAPTRTGYDFAGWSVYPYGGSQPTGHANAGDTVAIAQDSVLKANWTVHHDPEPSNPGSGSGGSGNGNGGQGSGNGNGGNHGSYCESHPNSKECVNQNTPIDDGGGSEGSGNYVSINPIGSWDETIPESERCYINFYISREDQTIYSGIEMVRCGAKATPPNNSELHLGPDDEFDGWYQDDTKFDFDKPITERNTTIEGHVKHWQTYKLVYDFSGAGSDLMTNKDAFINQSQRVTSKTATFKVPTTVPDRSDANANPNYTWKFSRWRVIGATDNLADPGDTVTVASKNFDTITLIPNWTKSYNYQLSYDFNLGNSGDTVTNVNAFEPQKSRDAATWHWFTLRNADPQRKTADPDSNYSWKFLGWSTEKSASDDASSYLHKGGSLKLTYRKPQVTLYAQWQRYYTYRLSFDSNVPTSAGDAQTSPVEVPKVQSNGIINSRVMRLDGSEKLSLDGYKFLGWSKTAGSRTIDFEPGATGDIYLDPDNVHEVLHAVWVRERTHTLKLDYNAGGDASLQASCSKDADGDPVAGGEGCSLPKTDTSVTDTKDSADIKVPQSGLMRDGATFVGWTMNADGTGATYEPGDTVPVGADGAEIDEANAPDSSVTLYAQWVPKTAYSVSFAPGVGHVTHGFDTLTAISAHNSKKFVIPVANHYGDDENSTHRFIEWKDEATGKTYKPGDAVTVSSADRNVVLTAQWDNLYSYQLSFDMNAGNSTVSPVKVASMSKTTTDESHRFEMPNVLPTRSGDSKVTWRFIGWNSARDGSGDSPVAGLGGESSLTLQSADPVAVLYAQWAKVTVPSSQIPSTSSTVVKPASPLSPLAPVVTPVSPSVVVPQSAGSTVTQPSASARDRSISKSDSASPAKPRVYCLADGQSEVSGSAYTLTPAGYMVQAAGNIGRCSPETMASSYAGTRAHSLWWLLLMVFMMMIFVVLIVHRNRFIYAQHRSEEERR comes from the coding sequence ATGAGATTAAAAGGTACGAAATTATTGGGTGCCGTGGTGGCATCAGCAATGTTGGTTGGTCTCGTTGGTGTGTCTGCTTCTGCGCAGGGAGAAGTAAGCGAGGGTGCTGCTTCCAGCCAATCGCAGAAGATGGCCATCGGGCCGCAGGCCTATGCGACGTATACGGTTCGTTATGATTTGGCAAATGGTCAGGTGCCGGTGGGGCACAGTGCCGATTATGCGGATCATTATGTCGATCCGGGCAATGGCTCCGATGGTTCGGGCAACATGATTGCTCCCGCCGCGCCTACTCGTACAGGATACGATTTCGCCGGGTGGAGCGTTTATCCTTATGGTGGTTCGCAGCCGACTGGCCATGCGAATGCCGGGGATACGGTTGCGATTGCGCAAGACAGCGTGTTGAAGGCCAATTGGACGGTGCATCATGATCCGGAGCCGAGCAATCCCGGCTCTGGTAGTGGCGGTAGTGGTAACGGCAACGGCGGCCAAGGTAGTGGTAACGGTAACGGCGGAAACCATGGGTCTTATTGTGAATCTCATCCGAATTCGAAGGAATGTGTGAATCAGAATACTCCTATCGATGACGGGGGTGGTAGTGAGGGTTCGGGTAACTACGTATCTATCAATCCGATAGGATCCTGGGATGAAACGATACCGGAGAGTGAACGCTGTTACATTAATTTCTATATATCTCGGGAAGACCAGACTATCTACTCTGGTATTGAGATGGTTCGTTGTGGTGCCAAAGCGACTCCTCCGAATAATTCGGAGTTGCATCTTGGGCCGGATGATGAATTTGACGGTTGGTATCAAGATGACACGAAGTTTGATTTCGACAAGCCGATTACAGAGCGTAATACTACAATAGAAGGGCATGTGAAGCATTGGCAGACGTATAAGCTTGTCTATGACTTCAGCGGTGCAGGTTCTGACCTGATGACCAATAAGGATGCCTTCATAAACCAATCCCAAAGGGTTACAAGTAAGACGGCAACATTCAAGGTTCCTACGACTGTACCTGATCGGTCGGATGCCAACGCAAATCCGAACTATACGTGGAAGTTCAGCCGATGGCGTGTGATAGGTGCGACCGATAATCTTGCCGATCCGGGTGATACTGTGACTGTGGCGTCCAAGAACTTCGATACGATTACGCTGATACCAAATTGGACGAAGTCCTACAATTATCAACTCTCTTATGATTTCAACCTTGGCAACAGCGGCGATACGGTGACGAATGTCAACGCGTTCGAGCCGCAAAAATCTCGAGATGCGGCGACATGGCATTGGTTTACGTTACGCAATGCCGATCCGCAGCGTAAGACGGCTGATCCTGACTCGAATTACTCTTGGAAATTCCTTGGGTGGAGTACGGAGAAATCGGCTTCAGACGATGCTTCAAGTTATTTGCACAAGGGTGGCTCGCTCAAGCTTACCTATCGTAAGCCACAGGTGACGCTGTATGCTCAATGGCAGAGGTACTACACCTATCGCCTTTCGTTCGATTCGAATGTGCCGACGAGCGCGGGTGATGCGCAGACCTCTCCTGTAGAGGTTCCCAAGGTACAGTCCAACGGCATCATCAACAGTCGTGTGATGCGTCTTGATGGTTCGGAGAAGTTGAGTCTTGACGGTTACAAGTTCCTTGGCTGGAGCAAGACCGCAGGTTCACGCACGATTGACTTTGAGCCTGGCGCTACCGGTGATATTTACTTGGATCCCGACAATGTGCATGAAGTATTGCATGCGGTATGGGTTCGTGAGCGTACGCATACGTTGAAGCTGGACTATAACGCCGGTGGTGATGCGTCGTTGCAGGCTTCCTGCAGTAAGGACGCGGACGGCGATCCCGTTGCTGGCGGTGAGGGCTGCAGCTTGCCAAAGACGGATACTTCGGTGACTGATACCAAGGATTCTGCGGATATCAAGGTGCCGCAATCGGGTTTGATGCGTGACGGCGCTACGTTCGTTGGTTGGACCATGAATGCTGACGGTACTGGTGCCACCTATGAACCTGGCGACACTGTACCGGTTGGCGCTGATGGTGCTGAAATCGATGAGGCGAATGCGCCTGATTCGTCGGTGACGTTGTATGCGCAGTGGGTTCCGAAGACGGCGTATTCCGTTTCCTTTGCACCGGGTGTAGGCCATGTGACCCACGGTTTTGATACGTTGACGGCCATTTCGGCGCACAACAGCAAAAAATTCGTTATTCCTGTTGCGAACCATTACGGTGATGACGAGAACAGCACGCATCGTTTCATTGAATGGAAAGACGAAGCCACTGGTAAGACCTACAAGCCTGGTGATGCTGTCACAGTTTCCAGCGCCGACCGCAACGTCGTACTTACCGCACAATGGGACAACCTTTATAGTTATCAGCTGTCGTTCGATATGAACGCCGGTAACAGTACGGTTTCACCGGTCAAGGTGGCTTCCATGTCCAAGACGACGACGGATGAGAGCCATCGCTTTGAGATGCCAAATGTGCTCCCGACCCGTTCCGGTGATTCCAAGGTCACTTGGAGGTTCATTGGTTGGAACAGTGCCCGCGACGGTTCCGGTGATTCCCCGGTTGCCGGTCTCGGCGGCGAGTCTTCGTTGACGTTGCAAAGTGCCGATCCTGTCGCAGTGCTGTATGCGCAGTGGGCGAAGGTCACGGTTCCTTCGTCGCAGATTCCTTCCACATCCTCAACGGTTGTCAAGCCGGCTTCTCCTTTGTCGCCGCTGGCTCCGGTTGTTACTCCGGTCAGCCCGTCGGTGGTCGTGCCGCAGTCTGCGGGGAGTACGGTTACACAGCCTTCTGCGTCCGCGCGTGATCGCTCGATTAGCAAGTCTGATTCGGCTAGCCCTGCCAAGCCGCGTGTTTACTGCTTGGCTGACGGTCAGAGTGAGGTTTCTGGGTCGGCGTATACGTTGACGCCTGCCGGCTACATGGTGCAGGCGGCCGGCAATATCGGCAGATGTTCGCCTGAGACCATGGCTTCTTCTTACGCTGGCACCCGTGCTCATTCGCTTTGGTGGCTGCTCTTGATGGTGTTCATGATGATGATTTTCGTGGTCCTCATTGTTCACCGCAACCGTTTCATCTACGCACAGCATCGTTCTGAGGAAGAACGGCGGTGA